In Arsenophonus sp. aPb, one DNA window encodes the following:
- the recD gene encoding exodeoxyribonuclease V subunit alpha: MITLLKRAAELNLFNSLDLQLAIRLVEDENPLLLLIFALLSAETRAGHVCLFIDKLQPLYLFEGRQVEMAFALWEMAGSPDSCSIYAELKQCHAVCDAQQLAAKPLVLSGNKLYFQRMWADEGLVADFFSRHLLETVDEQRLATILTHLFTPLNTPDWQKIAVAVAVTSRIAVISGGPGTGKTTTVARLLATLVKLSHEKLIIQLAAPTGKAAARLTESLSNALLKLNLSATEQAVMPEQAQTIHRLLGAQPDSQLLRYHKDNPLLLDVLIVDEASMIDLPMMARLIEALPGHARVILLGDRDQLASVEAGAVLGDLCRFSECGYSRARAAQLTKITDCDLSDFISNEGPEVKDRICLLRKSYRFEAQSGIGRLATAINQGNIKHVEQLLTQQSADIAFHSVNSSEQYGKLLSDAAACYLCYLDMIKAGRDPEEILTTFNRYRLLAALRDGPFGVIGLNDKLEQLLHRQASIRRPAYSWNKNYEGRPIMITKNDRPLGLFNGDIGIMLRDGQQGLKAYFQLPNGVVKRIQPSRLPQHETAFVMTVHKSQGSEFEHAALVLPPIFTPIISKELIYTAITRAKNQLTIYADRHVFAKALVTPTERRSGLTERLV; the protein is encoded by the coding sequence ATGATAACTTTACTAAAGCGAGCTGCTGAGCTTAATTTGTTTAATTCTTTAGACCTACAGCTTGCTATTCGGTTAGTGGAAGATGAAAACCCGTTATTATTATTAATATTTGCATTATTGAGTGCTGAAACTCGCGCAGGGCATGTTTGCTTGTTTATTGATAAGCTTCAACCACTCTATTTATTTGAAGGTAGGCAAGTTGAAATGGCTTTCGCCCTCTGGGAAATGGCGGGATCACCTGATAGTTGCAGTATCTATGCTGAGCTTAAACAATGTCATGCTGTTTGTGATGCTCAACAATTAGCCGCCAAGCCATTAGTGTTATCAGGTAACAAACTCTATTTTCAACGGATGTGGGCTGATGAAGGATTAGTGGCTGACTTTTTTTCTCGTCATTTGTTAGAAACCGTTGATGAACAGCGGCTAGCGACTATTTTAACACATCTTTTTACGCCCTTGAACACACCAGATTGGCAAAAAATAGCCGTTGCAGTTGCAGTAACCAGTCGGATTGCTGTTATTTCTGGTGGGCCAGGTACTGGTAAGACGACAACAGTAGCACGTCTATTAGCCACTTTAGTCAAATTAAGTCATGAAAAGTTGATTATTCAATTAGCCGCACCGACAGGAAAAGCGGCTGCAAGATTAACAGAATCGTTAAGTAATGCATTATTAAAACTGAATTTATCTGCAACCGAGCAAGCGGTTATGCCAGAACAAGCGCAGACTATTCATCGGTTATTAGGTGCTCAACCAGATAGCCAGTTATTACGTTATCATAAAGACAACCCACTGTTGTTAGACGTATTAATTGTTGATGAAGCATCAATGATTGATTTGCCTATGATGGCCAGATTGATTGAAGCCCTACCTGGCCACGCACGGGTTATTTTGTTAGGTGACAGAGATCAATTAGCTTCTGTTGAAGCAGGTGCTGTCCTCGGTGATCTTTGTCGTTTTTCCGAATGCGGATATAGTCGTGCAAGAGCAGCACAGCTGACTAAAATCACCGACTGTGACTTATCTGATTTTATATCGAACGAAGGACCCGAAGTTAAAGATCGGATTTGCTTATTACGAAAGAGTTATCGTTTTGAAGCGCAATCAGGAATTGGTCGACTCGCGACGGCAATTAACCAAGGTAATATCAAACATGTTGAGCAACTATTAACACAGCAAAGTGCAGATATTGCTTTTCATTCCGTTAATTCATCTGAACAATATGGCAAATTACTTTCTGATGCTGCTGCATGCTACCTGTGTTATTTGGATATGATTAAAGCGGGTCGCGATCCTGAAGAGATCCTGACTACTTTTAATCGTTATCGCTTATTAGCTGCTCTAAGGGATGGGCCATTCGGGGTTATAGGATTAAACGATAAATTAGAACAGCTTTTGCATCGTCAGGCAAGTATTCGACGACCAGCCTATAGCTGGAATAAAAACTATGAAGGCCGCCCAATCATGATCACTAAAAATGATCGTCCTCTAGGTTTATTTAATGGGGATATTGGCATCATGTTACGCGATGGTCAACAGGGTTTAAAAGCTTATTTTCAGTTACCAAATGGGGTGGTTAAAAGAATACAACCTAGTCGTTTACCTCAGCATGAAACCGCTTTTGTCATGACAGTACATAAATCTCAAGGGTCAGAATTTGAACATGCGGCGTTGGTTTTACCACCAATTTTTACGCCTATTATTAGTAAAGAGCTTATTTATACGGCAATTACGCGAGCTAAAAATCAGTTGACAATTTATGCTGATCGTCATGTATTTGCTAAAGCGTTAGTGACGCCGACAGAGCGGCGCAGTGGTCTGACTGAGCGATTAGTTTGA
- the argA gene encoding amino-acid N-acetyltransferase yields the protein MEGRSTDLINGFRHSVPYINIHRDKTFVITLNGNAIADKNFTNIINDIGLLHSLGIRLVVVYGIRPQVDKKLITHKYPAIYHKNIRVTDANTLELTKQISGTLQWDITALLSMSLNNTPLQGAYINVVSGNFIIAQPLGIDNGIDYCHSGRIRRIDDIAINHQLERGSIVLIGPIAVSVTGESFNLATETIATQLAIKLKADKLIGFCSSQGISDKNGNILSQLSPNDAEIHINELEKQQNNHSDILPFLRSATKACRQGVRCSHLISYQESGALLQELFSHKGIGSQIIRENSEQIRRANINDITGILELIQPLEQQGILICRSREQLEMEIDKYTIIERENMIIACAALYTYLEEKSGEMACLAVHPDYRNLSRGEKLLEHITLQAKKLKLEKLFVLTTQSTHWFQERGFLPAKVDMLPIKKQALYNYQRCSKILILNIN from the coding sequence ATGGAAGGACGTAGTACTGATTTAATTAATGGATTTCGCCACTCTGTTCCCTATATTAATATACATCGCGATAAAACATTTGTTATTACATTAAATGGTAACGCTATCGCAGATAAAAATTTTACTAATATCATTAACGATATAGGTTTATTACACAGTCTAGGGATTCGACTGGTTGTTGTTTATGGCATACGCCCACAGGTAGATAAAAAACTCATAACCCATAAATATCCGGCAATCTATCATAAAAATATTCGCGTCACTGATGCCAATACCCTCGAGTTAACTAAACAAATATCAGGTACATTACAATGGGATATTACCGCTCTATTATCTATGAGTCTCAATAATACTCCATTACAAGGTGCCTATATTAATGTCGTTAGTGGTAATTTTATTATTGCTCAACCTTTAGGGATCGACAATGGTATTGATTATTGTCATAGCGGACGTATACGACGAATCGATGATATTGCCATCAATCATCAATTAGAGCGTGGTTCTATTGTATTAATTGGTCCAATTGCTGTTTCAGTAACGGGAGAAAGTTTTAATTTAGCCACGGAAACTATTGCAACCCAATTAGCGATTAAGCTAAAAGCAGATAAATTAATTGGATTTTGTTCTTCACAAGGCATCAGTGATAAAAATGGCAATATATTATCGCAACTCTCGCCAAATGATGCTGAAATACATATTAATGAACTGGAAAAACAACAAAATAATCATTCTGATATACTCCCTTTTTTACGTAGTGCAACTAAAGCATGCCGGCAGGGTGTTCGTTGTAGCCATTTAATAAGCTATCAAGAGAGTGGTGCTTTGTTACAAGAACTTTTCTCTCACAAGGGTATTGGTAGCCAAATTATAAGGGAAAATTCTGAACAAATTCGTCGAGCTAATATCAATGATATAACTGGAATATTAGAATTAATTCAACCATTGGAACAGCAAGGAATACTAATTTGCCGTTCACGTGAACAATTAGAAATGGAAATTGACAAATATACTATTATCGAGCGAGAAAATATGATCATCGCTTGTGCAGCACTTTATACCTATTTAGAAGAAAAGTCGGGAGAAATGGCTTGCCTGGCTGTACATCCTGACTATCGAAATTTATCACGAGGGGAAAAACTACTTGAACACATTACTCTGCAAGCCAAAAAATTAAAATTAGAAAAACTTTTTGTATTAACAACCCAAAGTACTCACTGGTTTCAGGAAAGAGGATTTTTGCCGGCAAAAGTTGATATGTTGCCAATAAAAAAACAAGCACTTTATAATTATCAACGATGCTCAAAAATTTTAATACTTAATATTAATTAA
- the amiC gene encoding N-acetylmuramoyl-L-alanine amidase AmiC yields the protein MDHSKHGFSRRRLLQGAAATMLLSISPFGLASSSSIVAIRIWPASSYTRVTLESNIALKYRQFALSAPDRIVVDLENVQLNSVLQGIGKQISSRDPYLKLVRVGQFDQKTVRIVFEVKIHVDPQMFTIAPVAGFKHRLVVDFYPAPGIYTDDDPLLALLEDYNKGKLDDALPVKAKKPGKAGRDRPIIIMIDPGHGGEDPGAIGKYKTREKDIVLQIARRLKILINREPKMKVYMTRNEDVFIPLKVRVAKARKMQADLFVSIHADAFTNRKASGSSVFALSTRGATSNTARYLAQTQNEADLIGGVSKSGDKYLDHTMFDLVQTATINDSLKFGREVLQRMGNVNKLHKNIVDQAGFAVLKAPDIPSILVETAFISNIEEERKLKTAKFQQQMAESIFRGIKAYFDNGGKLALR from the coding sequence ATGGATCATTCAAAACACGGTTTTTCACGACGACGTCTTCTGCAAGGAGCAGCTGCTACTATGCTGTTAAGTATTAGTCCATTCGGACTAGCCTCATCTTCAAGTATAGTGGCTATTCGTATTTGGCCTGCTTCTAGTTATACCCGAGTAACTTTAGAATCGAATATTGCTTTAAAATATCGTCAATTTGCTTTGTCTGCTCCTGATCGTATTGTCGTGGATTTAGAAAATGTACAATTAAATAGTGTCTTACAAGGGATTGGCAAGCAAATCAGTTCACGCGATCCTTATCTGAAATTAGTGAGAGTAGGACAATTTGATCAAAAAACGGTTCGAATAGTTTTTGAAGTGAAAATTCATGTTGATCCACAAATGTTTACTATTGCCCCTGTTGCTGGTTTCAAACATCGCTTAGTTGTTGATTTTTATCCTGCTCCAGGTATTTACACCGATGACGATCCGTTATTAGCTCTATTAGAAGATTATAATAAAGGCAAGTTGGATGATGCGTTGCCGGTTAAAGCGAAAAAACCAGGTAAAGCAGGTAGAGATAGGCCGATTATCATTATGATCGATCCTGGTCATGGTGGGGAAGATCCTGGTGCGATAGGAAAATATAAAACGCGGGAAAAAGATATCGTATTGCAAATTGCCCGGCGATTAAAAATATTAATTAATCGTGAACCTAAAATGAAAGTTTATATGACTCGTAACGAAGATGTATTTATTCCTTTAAAAGTACGAGTTGCAAAAGCACGAAAAATGCAGGCAGATTTATTTGTTTCCATTCACGCTGATGCCTTTACTAATCGTAAAGCAAGTGGTTCTTCAGTATTTGCATTATCAACCAGAGGAGCAACCAGTAATACCGCCCGTTATTTAGCGCAAACACAGAATGAGGCAGATCTGATTGGTGGTGTTAGTAAAAGTGGTGATAAATATCTTGATCACACCATGTTTGATCTAGTTCAGACAGCGACTATTAATGATAGCTTGAAATTTGGTAGAGAAGTGCTTCAACGGATGGGTAACGTTAACAAGTTGCATAAAAACATTGTTGATCAAGCGGGTTTTGCGGTATTAAAGGCACCCGACATCCCGTCTATTCTGGTTGAAACTGCTTTTATTAGTAATATTGAAGAAGAACGAAAATTAAAAACAGCAAAATTCCAACAGCAGATGGCGGAATCTATTTTCCGGGGCATTAAAGCGTATTTTGACAATGGCGGAAAGCTGGCTTTGCGTTAA
- the tcdA gene encoding tRNA cyclic N6-threonylcarbamoyladenosine(37) synthase TcdA, whose protein sequence is MQLLLSEAWLRRFAGIGRLYGQKALMLFARSHICVVGIGGVGSWAAEALARTGIGTITLIDMDDVCVTNTNRQLHALSENIGQPKVEVMKSRILQINPECQVNIVDDFVSATNLTELISMQFDYVIDAIDSIRPKAALLAYCRRYKIPIVTTGGAGGQIDPTQIQVKDLAKTIHDPLAAKLRERLKSDFKIVKNSKGKLGIDCVFSTEQLVYPQSDGTVCTTKSNVEGTMRMDCAAGFGAATMVTASFGFVAVSHVLKKLQRKMIASERG, encoded by the coding sequence ATGCAATTACTCCTTTCAGAAGCTTGGCTGCGGCGCTTCGCTGGTATCGGCCGCCTCTATGGTCAAAAAGCCTTAATGCTTTTTGCTCGCTCTCACATCTGTGTTGTTGGTATTGGTGGCGTAGGTTCATGGGCTGCGGAAGCATTAGCAAGAACAGGGATCGGTACGATTACGCTGATTGATATGGATGATGTTTGTGTGACAAATACTAATCGACAATTGCATGCATTAAGCGAAAATATTGGTCAACCAAAAGTTGAAGTCATGAAATCACGTATCTTGCAAATTAACCCTGAATGTCAAGTTAATATAGTTGATGATTTTGTCTCGGCCACGAATCTTACTGAGCTGATATCTATGCAATTTGATTATGTGATTGATGCTATCGATAGCATACGGCCTAAAGCTGCTTTATTGGCTTATTGTCGTCGTTATAAAATACCCATTGTCACCACTGGAGGAGCTGGTGGGCAAATTGATCCTACACAGATCCAAGTTAAAGATTTAGCGAAAACGATCCATGATCCCTTAGCTGCCAAATTACGTGAAAGATTAAAAAGTGATTTTAAAATAGTCAAAAATAGCAAAGGTAAATTAGGTATTGATTGTGTCTTTTCGACCGAACAGTTAGTTTACCCACAAAGTGATGGAACAGTTTGTACGACTAAAAGTAATGTGGAAGGGACAATGCGTATGGATTGCGCCGCTGGTTTTGGCGCAGCAACAATGGTAACAGCGAGTTTTGGTTTTGTTGCTGTTTCGCATGTCTTAAAAAAATTACAGCGTAAAATGATAGCTAGTGAAAGAGGATGA
- a CDS encoding aminotransferase class V-fold PLP-dependent enzyme: MIWTKDSTKLINFIIQGYFRSRLQPYDKITVSEIGHHANLIPWLIVAEQADTKIVKWPLEETKQLSIKHPTALINTRARIIVISQMSNVNGEQPDIQAITKLVHQHNILVVADSAQGIVHRGLEVQALDIDFYVFSAHKLYGPTGLGICDGKIALLAEIAPCKGGKILTKANFSHFTAEAILYGFEAGKPNIARVLAFNAVIDWMKAINWQQAENYAITLTDYTELTNYFILFH, translated from the coding sequence ATTATTTGGACAAAAGATAGTACTAAATTAATTAATTTTATTATTCAAGGCTATTTTCGCTCTCGCCTCCAACCCTATGACAAAATAACAGTTAGCGAAATTGGACATCATGCCAATTTGATCCCATGGTTGATCGTGGCTGAACAGGCTGATACTAAAATAGTTAAATGGCCCTTAGAAGAGACAAAACAACTTTCGATTAAACACCCAACAGCGCTTATTAATACAAGAGCACGGATCATTGTGATTAGCCAAATGTCGAATGTTAACGGTGAACAACCCGATATTCAGGCTATCACTAAATTAGTGCATCAACATAATATTTTAGTCGTGGCTGATAGTGCACAAGGCATTGTGCATCGTGGTCTTGAGGTGCAAGCTTTAGACATTGATTTCTATGTATTCTCAGCCCATAAACTGTATGGCCCAACAGGATTAGGTATCTGTGATGGAAAAATCGCACTGTTAGCAGAGATAGCTCCTTGCAAGGGGGGGAAAATATTAACCAAAGCTAATTTTTCCCATTTTACCGCAGAAGCCATTCTTTATGGATTTGAAGCAGGCAAGCCAAATATTGCCAGAGTGTTGGCGTTTAACGCGGTTATAGACTGGATGAAAGCCATTAATTGGCAACAGGCTGAAAATTACGCTATTACCTTAACGGATTATACTGAATTAACAAATTATTTCATCCTCTTTCACTAG
- a CDS encoding aminotransferase class V-fold PLP-dependent enzyme has product MTTTFSIAQFRQYFPAIQDKTIFLDSAATAFKLNKLFAATVDYYQHINTYVHRDQYPTA; this is encoded by the coding sequence ATGACAACAACATTTTCTATAGCACAATTTCGCCAATATTTTCCTGCAATCCAAGACAAAACTATTTTTCTAGACAGTGCGGCGACTGCCTTCAAACTCAATAAGTTGTTCGCGGCGACCGTTGATTACTATCAACATATTAATACCTATGTTCATCGCGACCAATATCCTACCGCATAA
- a CDS encoding transcriptional regulator GcvA has protein sequence MSKCMPPLNALRVFDAAARHLSFTKAAEELYVTQAAISHQIKGLENFLGLKLFRRRNRSLLLTEEGQNYYLDIKEIFSSLREATRKLQALRAKGALTVSLLPSFAIQWLVPRLSSFNHAYPDIDVRIQAVDHEGDKMADDVDVAIFYGYGNWPGLKTDRLYAEYLIPVCAPALLAGRYPLKKPQDLIHHTLLHDSSRRDWQAYARQLLLQDIINVEQGPIFSHSAMVIQAAIHGQGIALINNVMTKNELDSGRLVCPFNDVLVSKKAFYLVCHDNQAELGKIAAFRQWILAKAASEQQKWGFVTGES, from the coding sequence ATGTCAAAATGTATGCCTCCTCTTAATGCATTAAGGGTATTTGATGCTGCAGCACGTCATTTAAGTTTTACTAAAGCAGCAGAGGAACTTTATGTTACCCAGGCTGCAATAAGTCATCAAATAAAAGGTTTAGAAAATTTCTTAGGTTTGAAATTATTTCGTCGGCGTAATCGTTCATTATTATTGACTGAAGAAGGACAAAATTATTATTTAGATATTAAAGAAATTTTTTCTTCATTACGTGAAGCTACTCGGAAACTACAGGCACTCAGGGCAAAGGGAGCATTAACCGTCAGTTTATTACCGAGTTTTGCTATTCAATGGTTAGTGCCGCGTTTATCGAGTTTTAATCATGCTTATCCTGATATTGATGTGCGTATTCAGGCTGTTGATCATGAAGGAGATAAAATGGCCGATGATGTTGATGTGGCTATCTTTTATGGTTATGGTAATTGGCCAGGCTTAAAAACAGATCGTTTGTATGCGGAATACTTAATACCAGTTTGTGCGCCAGCCTTATTAGCGGGGCGTTATCCATTGAAAAAACCGCAAGATTTGATTCATCATACATTGCTACATGATTCTTCTCGGCGTGATTGGCAAGCTTATGCACGTCAATTATTATTACAAGACATTATTAATGTAGAACAAGGACCCATTTTCAGTCATAGTGCTATGGTTATTCAAGCCGCCATTCATGGTCAAGGTATTGCATTGATTAATAATGTTATGACAAAAAATGAACTTGACTCAGGTCGTTTGGTATGTCCGTTTAATGATGTTTTAGTCAGTAAAAAAGCTTTCTACTTAGTTTGTCATGATAATCAAGCGGAGTTAGGTAAGATTGCTGCATTTCGTCAATGGATCCTTGCAAAAGCAGCTAGCGAGCAACAAAAATGGGGATTTGTTACCGGTGAGTCGTAA
- a CDS encoding DUF423 domain-containing protein, giving the protein MLIFAGISGFFCVAFGAIGSHLLSPLLNHDQREWICIGLRYQSMHTLVLMILGAILLRKVILWFYWGGIFFSIGILLFSGSFYCMALLQVKYFAHLTPVGGFCFLIGWILIVIGATRLRNPIIRHE; this is encoded by the coding sequence ATGTTGATATTTGCAGGAATTAGTGGATTTTTTTGCGTTGCATTTGGCGCAATAGGTTCACATTTATTATCACCTCTACTAAACCATGATCAAAGAGAATGGATTTGTATTGGTTTACGCTATCAATCAATGCATACTTTAGTACTTATGATATTAGGTGCTATCTTATTACGTAAAGTCATATTATGGTTTTACTGGGGAGGTATTTTCTTCAGTATAGGCATTTTATTGTTTAGTGGTAGTTTTTACTGTATGGCACTATTACAAGTAAAATATTTTGCTCATTTGACACCAGTAGGCGGTTTTTGTTTTTTGATTGGCTGGATATTGATTGTTATTGGTGCAACTCGGCTTAGGAATCCAATAATACGTCATGAATAA
- the rlmM gene encoding 23S rRNA (cytidine(2498)-2'-O)-methyltransferase RlmM, with translation MNNNVILYCRSGFEKECAAEITDKATQIGVYGYAKVKDNSGYVLFECYQATDADRLAKEIPFATLIFARQLVVVSNLLKDLPSNDRVSPIVTLLQGVIERAGELRVEVPDTNESKELLKFCRKFTVPLRHALRQQKILLLKENHQRPVIHIFFIAAGCCYVGYSYAKNNSPFFMGIPRLKLPANAPSRSTLKLEEAFHLFIPYDEWEERIASGMKAVDLGACPGGWTYQLVKRSMMVDAVDNGPMAESLMQTGQVRHHRIDGFKFTPHTKNITWLVCDMVEKPAKVAALITDWLLKGWCREAIFNLKLPMKKRYQEVSHILNKISLTLIENGINAQIQAKQLYHDREEITVHVRRIWSASIPERD, from the coding sequence ATGAATAATAATGTTATTTTATATTGTCGTTCAGGATTTGAAAAAGAGTGTGCGGCAGAAATTACCGATAAGGCGACGCAGATCGGTGTTTATGGTTATGCAAAAGTAAAAGATAATAGTGGTTATGTTCTATTTGAATGCTATCAGGCTACTGATGCAGACCGTTTGGCTAAAGAGATACCTTTTGCTACATTAATATTTGCTCGTCAACTGGTGGTTGTTAGCAATTTATTGAAAGATTTGCCATCCAACGATCGCGTATCGCCGATTGTTACGTTATTGCAAGGTGTCATTGAACGAGCAGGTGAATTGCGAGTTGAAGTGCCTGATACCAATGAGAGTAAAGAACTACTGAAATTTTGCCGTAAATTTACTGTACCTTTACGTCATGCGCTTCGCCAACAAAAAATATTGTTATTGAAAGAAAACCATCAGCGTCCGGTTATCCATATATTTTTTATTGCGGCCGGCTGTTGTTATGTCGGCTATTCTTATGCGAAAAACAATTCACCTTTCTTTATGGGGATCCCACGGCTAAAACTGCCAGCTAATGCTCCAAGTCGTTCAACATTAAAACTGGAAGAGGCATTTCATCTATTTATTCCTTATGATGAATGGGAAGAGCGTATAGCATCGGGAATGAAGGCGGTTGATCTAGGTGCTTGTCCAGGTGGATGGACATATCAATTAGTGAAGCGCAGTATGATGGTTGATGCGGTTGATAATGGCCCAATGGCGGAGAGTTTAATGCAAACAGGTCAGGTACGTCATCATCGTATTGATGGTTTTAAATTTACTCCACACACTAAGAATATTACTTGGTTGGTTTGTGATATGGTTGAAAAACCGGCAAAAGTTGCTGCTTTGATAACAGATTGGTTGTTAAAAGGATGGTGTCGAGAAGCAATATTTAATTTAAAGCTACCAATGAAAAAACGTTATCAAGAAGTTTCACATATTTTGAACAAAATATCACTGACCCTAATCGAAAATGGTATTAATGCTCAAATTCAAGCAAAACAACTCTACCATGATCGTGAAGAGATCACGGTACATGTAAGACGAATTTGGTCAGCCTCTATACCAGAACGGGATTAA
- the xni gene encoding flap endonuclease Xni, whose translation MIHLLIVDALNLIRRIHAVQGSPCEQACVLTLRQLINHTLPTHAVAIFDSKEQQKNNWRQQLLPQYKAGRQAMPDDLYQEINNLEIAFKAQGLACWHSIENEADDLAATLAIKVATAGYRVTIISTDKGYCQLLSSSIYIRDYFQKRWLDLSFVNKEFGVKPEQLQDYWGLTGINSSKIPGITGIGPKTAATLLQQYPTLEAIFANINSLPEKWRKRIEAGQKIAFISRQVASLKTDLQLNGNLQQLRFMP comes from the coding sequence ATGATCCACTTACTTATTGTTGATGCTTTAAATTTAATCAGACGTATTCATGCCGTTCAGGGAAGCCCTTGCGAACAAGCTTGTGTTTTAACCCTTCGCCAGCTGATTAACCATACTTTGCCAACCCATGCAGTAGCAATATTCGATAGCAAAGAACAACAGAAAAATAACTGGCGGCAACAACTTTTACCTCAATACAAAGCTGGCAGACAAGCAATGCCTGATGATCTTTATCAAGAAATAAACAATCTTGAAATTGCATTTAAGGCGCAAGGATTAGCTTGTTGGCATTCCATTGAAAATGAAGCAGACGATCTGGCGGCAACATTAGCAATTAAAGTGGCTACCGCTGGATATCGTGTCACCATCATTTCAACAGATAAAGGTTATTGTCAGCTACTCTCATCATCAATTTATATTCGTGATTATTTTCAAAAACGCTGGCTTGATTTATCCTTTGTTAACAAAGAATTTGGTGTTAAACCTGAACAGCTGCAAGATTATTGGGGACTAACTGGCATAAATAGCAGTAAAATCCCCGGTATAACGGGTATTGGCCCTAAAACTGCAGCAACCTTACTTCAGCAATATCCTACCTTAGAAGCTATTTTTGCTAATATCAATTCGTTACCTGAGAAATGGCGCAAACGAATTGAAGCGGGGCAAAAAATAGCTTTTATTAGCCGACAGGTAGCTTCTCTCAAAACGGATCTACAGTTAAATGGAAATTTACAACAACTAAGATTTATGCCATAA